Proteins from a single region of Sesamum indicum cultivar Zhongzhi No. 13 linkage group LG5, S_indicum_v1.0, whole genome shotgun sequence:
- the LOC105162447 gene encoding T-complex protein 1 subunit delta: MAAPAVSKGRSTETFVDNKRKDDIRMANIAAAQCSAQSVANAVRTSLGPKGMDKMISTSSGEVIITNDGATILNKMEVLQPAAKFLVELSKSQDVVAGDGTTTVVVIAGSLLKASLGLLTAGIHPTIVSDSLHKTSIKAVEILSAMAVPVELSDRDSLVKSASTSLNSKVVSQYSTLLAPLAVDAVLSVVDPEKPDLVDLKDIKIVKKLGGTVDDTELIKGLVFDKKVSHAAGGPTRVENAKIGVIQFQISPPKTDIEQSIVVSDYSQMDRILKEERNYILGMIKKIKATGCNVLLIQKSILRDAVTDLSLHYLAKAKILVIKDVERDEIEFITKTLNCLPISNIEHFRAEKLGYADLVEEVPLGDGGKIVKITGIKNMGRTTSVLVRGSNQLVLDEAERSLHDALCVVRCLVNKKFLIAGGGAPEIELSRQLGAWAKVLQGMEGYCVRAFAEALEVIPYTLAENAGLNPIAIVTELRNRHAQGEINAGINVRKGQITNILEENVVQPLLVSTSAISLATECVRMILKIDDIVTVR, from the coding sequence ATGGCAGCTCCGGCGGTGTCGAAGGGGAGGTCCACAGAGACGTTCGTGGACAACAAACGAAAAGACGACATCCGTATGGCGAACATAGCGGCGGCGCAGTGCAGTGCGCAGTCTGTGGCGAACGCCGTGCGAACCAGTCTCGGTCCCAAGGGTATGGACAAGATGATCTCTACCTCGTCCGGAGAGGTCATAATTACTAATGACGGCGCTACCATTCTCAACAAGATGGAAGTCCTCCAGCCTGCCGCCAAGTTTCTCGTCGAGCTGTCCAAATCTCAGGACGTCGTTGCGGGAGACGGCACTACCACTGTTGTCGTCATTGCTGGCTCGCTACTCAAGGCTTCCCTTGGTCTCTTGACTGCCGGCATTCATCCCACTATTGTTTCCGACTCCCTTCACAAGACCTCGATTAAAGCCGTTGAGATTTTGTCTGCAATGGCGGTTCCCGTGGAGTTGTCGGATCGTGATTCGCTTGTCAAATCTGCCTCCACTTCGCTCAACTCGAAGGTAGTCTCACAGTACTCTACTCTTTTAGCCCCTTTAGCTGTTGACGCCGTCCTCTCTGTGGTGGATCCGGAGAAGCCTGATTTAGTGGATTTGaaagatattaaaattgtgaaGAAATTAGGCGGGACCGTTGATGATACTGAATTGATAAAAGGGCTGGTTTTTGATAAGAAGGTGAGTCATGCTGCTGGCGGGCCAACTAGGGTAGAAAATGCTAAGATAGGGGTCATACAGTTTCAGATTTCTCCCCCTAAAACTGACATAGAACAGAGCATTGTGGTGTCTGACTACTCACAGATGGATAGGATTTTGAAGGAGGAGAGAAACTACATCTTAGGGATGATTAAGAAGATTAAAGCCACAGGGTGTAATGTGTTGTTAATTCAGAAGAGTATCTTGAGGGATGCTGTCACAGACTTGTCTTTGCATTATTTGGCCAAAGCAAAGATTTTAGTCATTAAAGATGTTGAGAGGGATGAGATTGAGTTTATCACCAAGACTTTGAATTGCTTGCccatttcaaatattgaaCATTTCCGTGCTGAGAAGTTAGGGTATGCAGATTTGGTGGAAGAGGTGCCCCTGGGAGATGGTGGGAAAATTGTGAAGATTACGGGGATTAAGAACATGGGAAGGACTACTAGTGTACTGGTCCGTGGCTCAAACCAATTGGTGCTTGATGAGGCTGAGAGGAGTTTGCATGACGCTCTGTGTGTGGTGAGATGTTTGGTGAATAAGAAGTTTCTGATTGCGGGCGGTGGGGCACCTGAGATTGAGCTTTCGAGACAATTAGGTGCATGGGCAAAAGTGCTGCAGGGGATGGAAGGCTACTGTGTCAGAGCATTTGCTGAAGCTCTTGAGGTTATTCCTTACACTTTGGCCGAGAATGCAGGATTGAATCCAATTGCCATTGTCACTGAATTGAGGAATAGGCATGCACAAGGTGAGATCAATGCAGGGATCAATGTGAGGAAGGGACAAATCACTAACATTTTGGAGGAGAATGTCGTGCAGCCCTTGCTGGTGAGCACAAGTGCAATTTCCTTGGCTACGGAGTGTGTTCGCATGATCTTGAAGATTGACGACATTGTTACTGTGAGGTAG